In one window of Paracholeplasma morum DNA:
- a CDS encoding nucleotidyl transferase AbiEii/AbiGii toxin family protein: MTIIQQMINKYNPKTLEDKKHAIKEVLQEVVLAGLSKTDFFTHAAFYGGTALRIFYGMDRFSEDLDFSLLVSDDTFDISKYFKPISDAVNSLGLNFEVSKKDKTVNSNIDSAFIKGNTKETLITIYSSSSDSRLIVHNEKIIIKFEVNVNPPLYAHTEIKFRLLPFPYQVRVYDASSLFAGKIHAVIARSWKNRIKGRDLYDYVYYLSLETKANLKHLESRLKQTKTIDEDIKLSRDLLIDMLEKRFDQIDYDIAKSDVSPFIKDQSSLDLWSSEFFKSITKQIKVDLVDNND; the protein is encoded by the coding sequence ATGACAATTATTCAGCAGATGATCAATAAGTATAATCCAAAAACCTTAGAAGATAAGAAGCATGCAATAAAAGAAGTTTTACAAGAAGTGGTGTTGGCTGGTCTTTCTAAAACTGACTTTTTTACCCATGCTGCTTTTTATGGTGGAACAGCTTTAAGAATTTTTTACGGAATGGATAGATTTAGTGAGGATTTGGACTTTAGCTTACTTGTATCAGATGATACTTTTGATATAAGTAAATATTTTAAACCAATAAGTGACGCCGTAAACTCACTTGGACTCAATTTTGAAGTTTCCAAAAAGGATAAGACGGTAAACTCAAATATTGATTCAGCTTTCATCAAAGGTAATACAAAAGAAACCTTGATTACTATTTATTCAAGTTCATCAGATTCCAGACTTATTGTTCATAATGAAAAGATTATCATAAAGTTTGAAGTTAATGTAAATCCCCCACTATACGCACATACAGAAATTAAGTTTCGATTATTACCATTCCCATACCAAGTTCGAGTTTATGATGCCTCATCGTTATTTGCTGGCAAAATTCATGCTGTGATTGCTAGAAGTTGGAAGAACCGCATAAAGGGCAGAGATTTATATGATTATGTCTATTATTTAAGTTTAGAGACAAAAGCTAATTTAAAACACTTAGAATCTAGACTCAAACAAACTAAAACAATTGACGAAGACATCAAACTTTCTCGAGATTTATTAATTGACATGTTGGAAAAACGATTTGATCAGATTGATTATGATATTGCCAAATCCGATGTTAGCCCATTTATTAAAGATCAGTCTAGTTTAGACCTTTGGAGTAGCGAATTTTTTAAATCCATTACTAAGCAAATTAAAGTAGATTTAGTGGATAATAATGATTAA
- the rlmD gene encoding 23S rRNA (uracil(1939)-C(5))-methyltransferase RlmD, whose protein sequence is MNPIIKTYDLDYQGQGIGKLNEKTTFIKGMFANEVGRISIIKDKKNYVTAELVELIEKSPDRISDLSFDYAPLYGLSLDAECLWQEKITKETLKKIANLDVSVNPTVSDNRKLHYRNKITLHTKLINGVLKLGVYREQSRDLIEINNHELALPILTKTIRELSTLFGIKQFTFNWLKHITLRTNEKQVMMVLSVNETPSDLSSVIELFKPYADSLYINHSIEDYEILGADSIHIYGLKTLPLEFNHVSFNIGPSGFFQVNTEVAKKMYDHIKANIRGRIIIDAYAGMASIGQYISNNETTVYAIESNEDSIIQAKASIIQNKLSNIEIIQGQVEEKLEIVIPKSDVIIFDPPRSGLSERIIDMIIEHPIKQIVYVSCDLKTLARDMKKLSEYYVIQSITPFRMFPSTYHVESITLLSLKTA, encoded by the coding sequence ATGAACCCAATAATTAAGACATATGACTTGGACTATCAAGGCCAAGGCATCGGAAAACTGAATGAAAAAACCACTTTTATCAAAGGCATGTTCGCCAATGAAGTGGGACGTATCTCTATCATTAAAGATAAGAAAAACTATGTTACGGCAGAGTTAGTAGAACTTATTGAAAAAAGCCCGGATCGAATCTCTGATTTAAGTTTTGATTATGCCCCTTTATATGGGTTATCCCTAGATGCAGAATGCCTTTGGCAGGAAAAGATTACAAAAGAAACCCTTAAGAAGATCGCAAATCTTGATGTGAGTGTAAATCCTACGGTTTCAGATAACCGTAAACTACACTACCGAAATAAGATTACGCTACATACCAAACTAATAAATGGTGTTTTAAAACTGGGTGTCTATAGGGAACAATCAAGAGATTTAATCGAGATTAACAATCATGAGCTAGCATTACCTATTTTAACTAAAACGATTAGAGAACTTTCGACCTTATTTGGAATAAAACAGTTTACTTTTAATTGGTTGAAACATATTACCCTGCGTACCAATGAAAAACAGGTAATGATGGTTTTAAGCGTTAATGAAACACCAAGTGACTTATCATCTGTGATTGAACTTTTTAAGCCTTATGCGGACTCATTATATATCAATCATTCGATAGAAGACTATGAGATTCTTGGAGCGGATTCAATACATATATATGGACTAAAGACCTTACCACTTGAATTCAATCACGTTTCCTTTAACATAGGTCCAAGTGGTTTTTTCCAAGTGAATACAGAAGTTGCTAAAAAAATGTATGACCATATCAAAGCTAATATAAGAGGTAGAATAATCATTGATGCCTATGCTGGAATGGCTTCAATCGGTCAGTATATATCCAATAATGAGACGACAGTATATGCGATAGAGTCCAATGAAGATTCTATTATTCAAGCAAAAGCATCTATTATTCAAAATAAACTTTCTAATATTGAAATTATACAAGGACAAGTCGAAGAGAAACTAGAAATAGTGATTCCAAAATCAGATGTGATCATATTCGACCCTCCAAGAAGTGGGTTAAGCGAAAGAATCATTGACATGATTATTGAGCATCCAATTAAGCAAATAGTTTATGTTTCTTGTGACTTAAAGACACTCGCAAGAGATATGAAAAAACTATCGGAATACTATGTAATCCAATCAATTACACCCTTTAGAATGTTTCCTTCAACCTATCACGTTGAAAGTATCACATTGCTTTCTCTAAAAACCGCTTAA
- a CDS encoding nucleotidyl transferase AbiEii/AbiGii toxin family protein: MTIIQQMINKYNPKTLEDKKHAIKEVLQEVVLAGLSKTDFFTQAAFYGGTALRIFYGMDRFSEDLDFSLLVSDDTFDISKYFKPISDAVNSLGLNFEVSKKDKTVNSNIDSAFIKGNTKETLMTIYSSSSDSRLIIHNEKIIIKFEVDVNPPLYAHTEIKFRLLPFPYQVRVYDASSLFAGKIHAVIARSWKNRIKGRDLYDYVYYLSLETKVNLKHLESRLKQTKTIDENIKLTRDLLIDMLKKRFDQIDYDIAKSDVRPFIKDQSSLDLWSREFFKSITEQIKVDLGDNND, translated from the coding sequence ATGACAATTATTCAGCAGATGATCAATAAGTATAATCCGAAAACGTTAGAAGATAAGAAACACGCAATAAAAGAAGTTTTACAAGAAGTGGTTTTGGCAGGTCTTTCTAAAACCGACTTTTTTACCCAAGCTGCTTTTTATGGTGGAACAGCTTTAAGAATTTTTTACGGAATGGATAGATTTAGTGAGGATTTGGACTTTAGTCTACTTGTATCAGATGATACTTTTGATATTAGTAAATATTTTAAACCAATAAGTGATGCTGTAAACTCACTTGGACTCAATTTTGAAGTTTCCAAAAAGGATAAGACAGTAAACTCAAATATTGATTCAGCTTTCATCAAAGGTAATACAAAAGAAACCTTGATGACTATTTATTCAAGTTCGTCGGATTCTAGACTTATTATCCATAACGAAAAGATTATCATCAAGTTTGAAGTTGATGTAAATCCACCGCTATACGCACATACAGAAATAAAGTTTCGTTTATTACCATTCCCCTATCAAGTTCGAGTTTATGATGCTTCATCGTTATTTGCTGGTAAAATTCATGCCGTGATTGCTAGAAGTTGGAAGAACCGCATAAAGGGCAGAGATTTATATGATTATGTCTATTATTTAAGTTTAGAGACAAAAGTGAATTTAAAACACTTAGAATCTAGACTGAAACAAACTAAGACAATTGACGAAAACATCAAGTTGACTCGAGATTTATTAATTGACATGTTGAAAAAACGATTCGACCAGATTGATTATGATATTGCCAAATCCGATGTTAGACCATTTATTAAAGATCAGTCTAGTTTAGACCTTTGGAGTCGCGAGTTTTTTAAATCCATTACGGAGCAAATTAAAGTGGATTTGGGGGATAATAATGATTAA
- a CDS encoding type IV toxin-antitoxin system AbiEi family antitoxin domain-containing protein, giving the protein MIVTTLNLKEKYKDYTDINGKIKRDIDSGFLFPLVRGIYETNESADGFLLASYIYGPSYLSFEYALSYHNLIPERVVTYTNATFNKRKSKVYQNHFGLYTYRDVPNAAFPFSVKAYEKDGYAYFMANPEKALCDLLYIRKPVKSMKELKMLLFDDLRINKDIFEQLNFDEILFLSDKYISSNMNYLRKYIESEYMK; this is encoded by the coding sequence ATGATTGTTACAACACTAAACCTAAAAGAAAAGTATAAGGATTATACGGATATTAATGGTAAAATCAAAAGAGACATTGATAGTGGTTTCTTATTTCCTCTTGTACGTGGTATTTATGAAACTAACGAATCAGCTGATGGATTTTTACTCGCTTCTTATATTTATGGACCATCCTATTTATCTTTCGAATATGCACTTTCATATCATAATCTCATCCCTGAAAGGGTTGTTACTTATACAAATGCAACATTCAACAAAAGAAAAAGCAAAGTTTATCAAAACCATTTCGGACTTTATACCTATAGAGATGTTCCAAATGCTGCATTTCCTTTTTCAGTAAAAGCATATGAAAAAGACGGGTATGCTTATTTTATGGCTAACCCAGAAAAAGCACTATGTGATTTACTATATATAAGAAAACCAGTAAAAAGTATGAAAGAACTAAAAATGTTACTTTTTGATGATTTACGGATAAACAAGGATATCTTTGAACAACTTAACTTTGATGAAATACTGTTTTTATCTGATAAATACATCTCGAGCAATATGAATTACTTAAGAAAATACATTGAAAGTGAGTATATGAAATGA
- a CDS encoding type IV toxin-antitoxin system AbiEi family antitoxin domain-containing protein has product MIVTTLNLKEKYKSYTDINGKIKRDIDNGFLFPLVRGIYETESSVDGFLLASYIYGPSYLSFEYALSYHNLIPERVVVYTSATFNKRKSKVYQNHFGLYTYRDVPNAAFPYSVKAYEEDGYAYFIASPEKALCDLLYNRKPVTSIKELKRLLFEDLWVNKDMFEQLNFDEILFLSDKYISNNMKHLRKYIESEYMK; this is encoded by the coding sequence ATGATTGTTACAACATTAAACTTAAAAGAAAAGTATAAGAGTTATACGGATATTAATGGCAAAATCAAAAGAGATATTGATAATGGTTTCTTATTTCCTCTTGTACGAGGCATTTATGAAACAGAAAGCTCGGTTGATGGTTTTTTACTTGCTTCATATATTTATGGACCATCCTATTTATCTTTCGAATATGCACTTTCCTATCATAATCTCATTCCTGAAAGAGTTGTTGTTTATACGAGTGCTACATTCAACAAACGAAAAAGTAAGGTTTATCAAAATCATTTCGGACTTTATACCTATAGAGATGTTCCAAATGCTGCATTTCCTTATTCAGTAAAAGCTTATGAAGAAGACGGGTATGCTTACTTTATAGCTAGCCCAGAAAAAGCACTATGTGATTTACTATATAATAGAAAACCAGTAACAAGTATCAAAGAATTAAAGAGACTGCTTTTTGAGGATTTATGGGTAAATAAAGATATGTTTGAACAACTAAACTTTGATGAAATACTATTTTTATCTGATAAATACATATCGAACAATATGAAGCACTTAAGAAAATACATTGAAAGTGAGTATATGAAATGA
- a CDS encoding radical SAM protein, translating to MIRYYPHVQITLAEVSGKTVILIHGLTGCMFRCYKCINYDEIILKRHPDALSIDEVITIIQQHENIIEMIVFSGGEFLQAPIEHLILDLKKVRNASIKPIVIYTTGYYGEKMRMLWEKGMVDGYHVDLKLPYHLLTIQDEDIVTQTLGRSLSQIEIDQMIETIEWVVKTDKGFNQIRSVKYPFLHPSAFLECQVWIDLLNKKYHKDTPYEIHRFVNLNELS from the coding sequence ATGATCAGATACTATCCGCATGTACAGATAACCTTAGCTGAAGTTTCTGGAAAAACAGTAATTCTCATTCACGGTTTAACAGGTTGTATGTTTCGTTGTTACAAGTGCATAAACTATGATGAAATCATTTTAAAAAGACACCCGGATGCTTTATCCATTGATGAAGTGATAACAATTATTCAACAGCACGAAAACATCATTGAAATGATTGTTTTCAGTGGTGGTGAATTTTTACAAGCTCCGATTGAACATCTTATATTAGATCTAAAAAAGGTAAGAAATGCTTCCATTAAACCGATAGTCATCTACACTACAGGGTATTATGGAGAAAAAATGCGTATGCTGTGGGAAAAGGGCATGGTGGATGGGTATCATGTTGATTTAAAGCTTCCTTACCATCTACTTACAATCCAAGATGAGGATATTGTTACACAAACGCTAGGACGAAGTTTAAGTCAAATCGAAATTGATCAAATGATTGAAACGATAGAATGGGTGGTCAAAACTGATAAAGGCTTTAATCAAATACGAAGTGTCAAATATCCATTTCTTCATCCATCTGCTTTTCTAGAGTGTCAAGTATGGATTGATCTTCTTAATAAAAAGTATCATAAGGATACACCTTATGAAATCCATAGGTTTGTCAATCTGAATGAATTATCATAA
- a CDS encoding L-serine ammonia-lyase, iron-sulfur-dependent, subunit alpha, with protein sequence MQSLKKLYKIGHGPSSSHTMGPGFAATYINQKHPSATHYNVTLFNSLALTGKGHLTDQVILDTFSPKPVRFIQAIDINKHPNYMVFEVFQGDTLLDSISVKSIGGGDILYDKEENEIIDVYQEKTFDEIKAYCTNKKVSLYDYVIEKESGDIQAFLKSIWEQMKKTVEKGLNTEGLLPGDLKVQRKAKTLFSRAKVNETDSQMQNRLVSAYAFAASEENGAGGIIVTAPTCGASGVLPAVLYYLYKDSKIEEKKIIESLAVAGVIGNVIKQNATISGAVGGCQAEVGSACSMTAAAMAYIEGMSLDEIEYAAEIAMEHHLGLTCDPIDGYVQIPCIERNAVAGIRAINAASLAGFLSDTRKISFDMIVNTMYQTGLDMHPKYKETAEAGMAFFYKTKK encoded by the coding sequence ATGCAATCGCTAAAGAAACTTTATAAAATAGGTCATGGTCCATCAAGTTCACATACAATGGGACCAGGGTTTGCTGCAACCTATATTAATCAGAAACACCCATCTGCAACCCATTATAATGTGACCCTTTTTAACTCGTTAGCACTAACAGGAAAAGGGCATTTAACAGACCAAGTTATCTTAGACACATTTAGTCCAAAACCTGTTCGTTTCATTCAGGCAATTGACATCAATAAACACCCAAATTATATGGTGTTTGAAGTATTCCAAGGAGACACACTCCTAGATAGTATTTCTGTTAAGAGTATTGGTGGTGGAGACATCTTATATGATAAAGAAGAAAATGAAATCATAGATGTCTATCAAGAGAAAACATTTGATGAAATCAAAGCGTATTGTACAAATAAAAAGGTAAGTCTATACGATTATGTTATAGAAAAAGAGTCAGGAGACATTCAAGCATTCTTAAAATCCATTTGGGAACAAATGAAAAAAACTGTTGAAAAAGGATTAAATACAGAGGGGTTATTGCCAGGAGATTTAAAGGTTCAAAGAAAAGCAAAAACCTTATTTAGTCGTGCTAAAGTAAACGAAACGGATTCACAGATGCAAAATAGACTCGTTAGCGCCTATGCATTCGCTGCATCTGAAGAAAATGGGGCTGGTGGGATTATTGTCACTGCACCTACATGTGGGGCTTCTGGTGTATTGCCAGCAGTACTATATTATTTATATAAAGATTCTAAGATTGAAGAAAAGAAAATCATCGAATCCCTTGCGGTAGCAGGTGTAATCGGTAATGTTATTAAGCAAAACGCAACAATTAGTGGTGCTGTCGGCGGATGCCAAGCAGAAGTAGGTTCTGCCTGCTCAATGACGGCTGCAGCCATGGCATACATCGAAGGCATGAGCCTAGACGAAATTGAATATGCTGCTGAAATTGCAATGGAACACCATTTAGGGTTAACGTGTGACCCAATAGATGGCTATGTTCAAATCCCTTGCATTGAAAGAAATGCTGTTGCAGGCATTCGCGCAATCAATGCCGCAAGCCTAGCTGGGTTCTTATCCGATACAAGAAAAATATCCTTTGATATGATTGTTAATACCATGTATCAAACCGGACTAGACATGCATCCAAAATATAAAGAAACCGCAGAAGCAGGTATGGCCTTCTTCTATAAAACGAAAAAATGA
- a CDS encoding recombinase family protein, with protein MGVGLGKILEQLIEMGAKTGAGKTEWRLSTITTILKNEKYMGDMLQQKTISIDYLSHARVKNTNHAPTYYTENSHEAIIDRETFELAQRIRKDRAKVRIGEDKNLSKYSRTYPLTAMIICSECGRTLKRRYWNYGKPSQRVMQQCGSYIDGKANCNAKASRQDLIEATTIHMLNKVFLKDLDIMSTIQKVIKSTIKVDDIQNIIEKLTSERDENEIALSNLIDTKVKAPDIPESIFNAKYR; from the coding sequence ATTGGTGTAGGTCTAGGAAAAATTTTAGAGCAACTCATTGAGATGGGTGCCAAGACAGGTGCTGGTAAAACAGAATGGCGACTTTCAACGATTACAACGATTCTAAAGAATGAGAAATACATGGGTGACATGCTGCAACAAAAAACAATCAGCATCGATTATTTGAGTCATGCAAGAGTCAAGAATACAAATCACGCACCTACTTATTATACAGAAAATAGTCATGAAGCAATCATCGATAGAGAAACCTTTGAACTTGCTCAACGTATTAGAAAAGATAGAGCTAAGGTTAGAATTGGCGAGGATAAAAACCTCTCAAAATATAGTAGAACATATCCTTTGACGGCAATGATTATTTGTAGCGAATGTGGTCGAACGCTAAAAAGACGTTATTGGAACTACGGTAAGCCATCACAAAGGGTCATGCAACAGTGTGGCAGTTACATTGACGGTAAAGCGAATTGTAATGCAAAGGCGAGTCGTCAAGATCTCATTGAAGCAACAACAATTCATATGCTAAACAAAGTCTTCTTAAAAGATCTAGATATCATGTCAACCATTCAAAAGGTAATTAAATCAACCATCAAAGTCGATGATATCCAAAATATCATTGAAAAGTTAACATCAGAAAGAGATGAAAACGAAATAGCATTATCAAATCTAATTGATACTAAGGTAAAAGCACCCGATATTCCAGAATCAATATTTAATGCAAAGTATAGATAA
- a CDS encoding S66 family peptidase — protein sequence MIKPKQLKKGDKIAIVSLSSGILGEPKVKHQVELGIKRLEELGLEPVFMPNALKGLDFVKNNPSKRADDLRLAFKDPTIKGIICAIGGDDTYKTIPYLMNEEFKSLVLSNPKVFIGFSDSTNNHLMLNKLGLVTYYGLNFLSDLCELQKEMIPYTLNSYKRLFINDEQFEIKSSSKWYLNRTNYGVDQLSVPLYDLDENKGHEFLNGSDVIDGVFWGGCLESIYDLYTSERYPDQRHIYDKYGLIPNKDFFTDKIIFLETSEEKPTPKMFESMLYFLIEEGVISHARCLLVGKPYDEVYYQEYKEVLLKISNDMGLPIVYNLNFGHALPRTIIPYGIKGKVDFYNKSISVVERMFE from the coding sequence ATGATTAAGCCTAAACAACTTAAAAAGGGTGACAAAATCGCCATTGTTAGTTTATCATCGGGTATATTAGGTGAACCTAAAGTGAAACACCAGGTAGAACTTGGCATAAAAAGATTAGAAGAACTAGGTCTTGAACCTGTCTTTATGCCTAATGCGCTAAAGGGATTAGACTTTGTAAAAAACAACCCGAGTAAAAGAGCTGATGATTTAAGACTTGCATTTAAAGATCCGACTATAAAGGGCATTATTTGTGCCATTGGTGGGGACGATACTTATAAAACAATACCGTATCTTATGAATGAGGAGTTTAAAAGTCTGGTACTTTCAAATCCGAAAGTTTTTATAGGTTTTTCAGATTCTACGAATAATCATTTGATGCTAAATAAATTAGGATTAGTAACTTATTATGGGTTAAATTTCTTATCAGATCTTTGTGAACTACAGAAGGAAATGATTCCATACACACTGAACAGCTACAAGAGATTATTTATAAATGATGAACAGTTTGAAATAAAATCTAGTTCTAAATGGTATTTGAATAGAACAAACTATGGCGTAGATCAACTATCTGTTCCGCTTTACGATTTAGATGAAAACAAAGGGCACGAGTTCTTAAATGGATCGGATGTCATTGATGGCGTATTCTGGGGAGGATGTCTAGAAAGTATCTATGATTTGTACACAAGTGAGAGGTATCCAGATCAAAGGCATATTTATGATAAGTATGGGTTAATTCCTAACAAAGATTTTTTTACTGACAAAATCATATTTCTCGAAACAAGTGAAGAAAAACCAACACCAAAAATGTTTGAAAGTATGCTTTACTTCTTAATTGAAGAAGGTGTTATTAGTCATGCTAGGTGTTTATTGGTTGGTAAACCATATGATGAGGTCTATTATCAAGAATATAAAGAAGTATTATTGAAGATATCAAATGATATGGGTTTACCCATAGTATATAACTTAAACTTTGGACATGCACTTCCAAGAACCATTATTCCTTACGGGATTAAAGGGAAAGTTGATTTTTATAACAAGTCAATTTCAGTAGTAGAAAGAATGTTTGAATAG
- the nrdD gene encoding anaerobic ribonucleoside-triphosphate reductase, with the protein MAMFKTTDELINKFIGNDEDKKADYLKRENSNFVYSLPLLRKNITNKAEEEYLLKYVLPKKLTELYEDGVVYIHDKQLSSYCQSVSCKDIATLGIPSLAKNMLESGPASSLPTLIRHFSNVVTLMSQQVSGAVMLSQMTTILASYLYEEELNRQFYTDHTLTKLMYQLVYELNLPLRSGSESAFSNCTLEFGKPSEEIKDEYVIVGGEPKDYQYKEIPAIYFDRINLAFINAMAKGTQKGIPLTFPLVTVQIDDDFNYGNEVFKQLLEQMYQWGGVYFENFRTRPFTDPYYTQLNPYIKPKDPSVSRSLCCRLNIDLSVLSRAGGGIFGSSVGNVGAIQVLNLNMNRMMIEFGHDQNLLKQKIREYLEIMQEGHMAKRSWVENHKELYPTFFAFNHNLKNYFNVFAITGMHEGLINSGFQNGLKDIEARKYAHNLMQYMSDIINEFIVRDHVACGIEYAPAENAGIKLARHDVKWAKERNREIFVQGQGDDVYLTSGCMLPFSEVDFHEQIENAAEFQGYATSGSILHHFLEDKIEPEVLANYLRNLFQKPINYITLTPTITSCQQCGQRIVGKDAKDITSCPVCGSTDIAAFSRVIGYVRMIARQNIHVNSEGYYHGDYNFWSKARRLDWAQRRRFKVEDSK; encoded by the coding sequence ATGGCTATGTTTAAAACGACAGATGAATTAATTAACAAATTTATTGGAAATGATGAAGACAAGAAAGCAGATTACTTAAAAAGAGAGAACAGTAATTTTGTTTATTCACTGCCTTTATTGCGAAAGAATATCACGAATAAGGCAGAAGAAGAATATCTATTAAAGTATGTTTTACCGAAAAAACTAACAGAATTATATGAGGATGGTGTTGTCTATATTCACGATAAACAGTTATCCTCTTATTGCCAAAGTGTATCATGCAAAGATATTGCTACTCTTGGTATTCCAAGTCTAGCGAAGAATATGTTAGAGAGTGGCCCAGCATCATCACTTCCGACACTCATTCGACATTTCAGCAACGTTGTCACATTGATGAGCCAACAGGTTAGTGGAGCTGTCATGCTTTCGCAAATGACAACGATTTTAGCTTCTTACTTATATGAAGAAGAGTTGAATCGTCAGTTTTATACAGATCATACTTTAACTAAATTAATGTATCAGTTAGTCTATGAACTCAATTTACCACTACGTTCAGGTTCTGAGTCAGCCTTTTCAAATTGCACGCTTGAATTTGGCAAACCATCTGAAGAAATTAAAGATGAGTATGTGATTGTTGGTGGAGAACCTAAAGATTACCAGTATAAAGAAATACCCGCAATTTATTTTGATCGCATCAACTTAGCATTTATCAACGCAATGGCTAAAGGAACTCAAAAAGGTATTCCTTTGACATTTCCATTAGTAACAGTTCAAATTGATGATGATTTTAACTATGGAAATGAAGTGTTTAAGCAATTGCTTGAACAAATGTATCAATGGGGTGGTGTCTATTTTGAAAACTTTAGAACAAGACCGTTTACAGATCCATATTATACTCAATTAAATCCGTATATCAAACCAAAAGATCCCTCTGTATCACGGAGTTTGTGCTGTCGTTTAAATATTGATTTATCTGTTTTATCTCGTGCAGGAGGGGGGATATTTGGAAGCAGTGTAGGTAATGTAGGGGCTATTCAAGTTCTTAATCTTAACATGAATCGTATGATGATTGAATTTGGTCATGATCAAAACTTACTTAAACAGAAAATACGTGAGTACTTAGAAATCATGCAAGAAGGTCATATGGCTAAGAGATCATGGGTTGAAAATCATAAAGAACTCTATCCAACATTTTTTGCTTTTAATCATAATCTAAAAAACTATTTCAATGTCTTTGCAATCACAGGCATGCATGAAGGTTTAATTAACTCAGGTTTTCAAAATGGGTTAAAAGATATAGAAGCCCGTAAATATGCTCATAATCTCATGCAATACATGAGCGATATCATCAATGAGTTTATTGTTCGAGATCATGTAGCATGTGGCATTGAATATGCTCCTGCTGAAAATGCAGGCATCAAGTTAGCTCGGCATGATGTGAAATGGGCTAAAGAACGAAATAGAGAAATTTTTGTTCAAGGTCAGGGTGACGATGTATATTTGACAAGTGGATGTATGCTACCGTTTAGTGAAGTTGATTTTCATGAACAAATTGAGAATGCAGCAGAGTTTCAAGGATATGCCACATCTGGTTCTATCTTGCATCACTTCCTTGAAGATAAGATCGAACCTGAAGTTTTAGCAAACTATTTAAGGAATTTATTCCAGAAACCGATTAATTATATCACCTTAACTCCAACAATTACATCATGTCAGCAATGTGGTCAACGTATTGTTGGGAAGGATGCTAAAGATATCACTTCATGCCCGGTTTGTGGATCAACAGATATAGCAGCGTTCTCACGTGTCATTGGTTATGTTCGTATGATTGCTAGACAAAACATTCATGTCAATTCAGAAGGTTATTATCATGGTGACTATAACTTTTGGAGTAAGGCGAGAAGACTTGATTGGGCTCAACGAAGAAGATTTAAAGTTGAAGATTCAAAATGA